A genomic window from Deltaproteobacteria bacterium includes:
- a CDS encoding DUF2795 domain-containing protein, whose product MARGIGEDPRRSPAAQLAQVEYPVTREDLVETAEDNEAPVEVINFFKALPKERYGSAEEVLRDFAEAERRFALGNAPDDRGRRDNIGKVAAEDQSKHP is encoded by the coding sequence ATGGCAAGAGGAATCGGAGAGGATCCGAGGCGCAGCCCCGCGGCGCAACTTGCGCAGGTGGAATATCCGGTCACGCGCGAGGACCTGGTGGAGACCGCCGAGGACAACGAGGCGCCGGTCGAGGTGATCAACTTCTTCAAGGCGCTGCCGAAGGAACGCTACGGCTCGGCGGAAGAGGTGCTGCGCGACTTCGCCGAGGCCGAGCGGCGCTTTGCGCTGGGGAACGCTCCTGACGATCGCGGTCGGCGCGACAACATCGGCAAGGTCGCCGCGGAGGATCAGTCCAAACACCCGTGA
- a CDS encoding oxidase — protein MALHPGDLHEEHELSAIWYIAVWIALVFFTFLTWFTGKQHLGTWALFIALAIACTKSVLVALIFMHLKDSSGMTRLVFVTSLVFVALLLFFTVADVATRFRPATPAGAPFGTERSQPEGLLEHEMPE, from the coding sequence GTGGCGCTCCATCCCGGGGATCTTCACGAGGAGCACGAGCTATCGGCGATCTGGTACATCGCCGTCTGGATCGCATTGGTGTTCTTCACCTTCCTGACCTGGTTCACCGGCAAGCAGCACCTCGGCACCTGGGCGCTGTTCATCGCGCTGGCCATCGCCTGCACCAAGAGCGTGCTGGTGGCGCTCATCTTCATGCACCTGAAAGACTCGTCGGGCATGACGCGCCTGGTTTTCGTCACCTCGCTGGTCTTCGTCGCCCTGCTCCTCTTCTTCACTGTGGCGGACGTGGCCACGCGGTTCCGCCCGGCCACGCCGGCGGGAGCGCCGTTCGGGACGGAGCGCTCGCAGCCGGAAGGTCTGCTCGAGCATGAAATGCCCGAGTGA
- a CDS encoding cytochrome c oxidase subunit 3 family protein, translated as MRLGMWLFLATEILLFGGLFCGYAVYRFQFQLAFAECSRHLNLTAGTVNTLVLITSSLTVALAIHFARTNRQRAAVICLVLTILFALGFLGIKAIEYTEHFHERALPGKYYAFEAVKVPGAAMFYSLYFLMTGLHGLHVVIGMSVLAWILWRTVQGRYSSKYYTGLELGGLYWHLVDLIWIFLYPLLYLI; from the coding sequence ATGCGCCTGGGAATGTGGCTCTTCCTCGCCACCGAGATCCTGCTCTTCGGCGGGCTCTTCTGCGGCTACGCGGTGTACCGCTTCCAGTTCCAGCTCGCGTTCGCCGAGTGCAGCCGGCACCTGAATCTCACCGCCGGAACGGTGAACACGCTGGTGCTGATTACCTCCAGCCTTACCGTCGCGCTCGCCATCCACTTCGCGCGCACCAACCGGCAGCGCGCCGCGGTGATCTGCCTCGTCCTCACCATCCTCTTCGCCCTCGGGTTCCTCGGCATCAAGGCCATCGAGTACACCGAACACTTCCACGAGCGCGCGCTGCCCGGGAAGTACTACGCCTTCGAGGCAGTGAAGGTGCCCGGCGCGGCGATGTTCTACTCGCTCTACTTCCTGATGACGGGGCTGCACGGACTGCACGTCGTGATCGGGATGAGCGTGCTCGCCTGGATCCTCTGGCGCACCGTCCAGGGCCGTTACAGTTCGAAGTACTACACGGGGCTCGAGCTCGGCGGCCTCTACTGGCACCTCGTCGACCTGATCTGGATTTTCCTCTACCCGCTGCTGTACCTGATCTGA
- a CDS encoding cytochrome c oxidase subunit I: MRLSEADSQALAGAPPAPTYLEDGTTVLSWLNTRDHKRVGVMFLASVIFFFFVGGIFALLLRFKLLQPGPFFVDAISYNRMFTLHGVVMIFLFLIPSIPSAFGNFVLPLMIGARDVAFPRLNLFSYYLYLIGAAVALWGMVHGGADTGWTFYTPYSSTSPTQVAPILLGAFIVGFSSILTGVNFIVTVHTLRAPGLNWMKLPLFVWSTYATSIIQILATPVLGITLLIVTVERIGGFGLFDPARGGDPVLFQHMFWFYSHPAVYIMILPAMGVISECVCAFSRKNAFGYRAIAFSSIGIAFVGFFTWGHHLFVAGQSTFVGGAFGLLSMFVGIFTAIKVFNWVGTMYRGAITFRTPFAYICGFLYFLVFGGMTGVALATTSLDIHWHDTYFIIAHFHFIMVGASVMAFLAALHYWFPKMFGRVYHEGWGLVAASLIILGFNATFIPQFLLGNYGMPRRYYQYPEHFQALNVASTAGATLLGFGFVIIVIYLAIALRYGQRSESNPWGSKGFEWMTASPPPTHNFDQIPTITQMPHDYRTHEPPGVISVA, from the coding sequence ATGCGCCTATCCGAGGCCGATAGCCAGGCGCTGGCCGGCGCGCCGCCCGCGCCGACATACCTGGAGGACGGCACCACCGTGCTGTCGTGGCTGAACACGCGCGATCACAAGCGCGTGGGGGTGATGTTCCTGGCGTCGGTGATCTTCTTCTTCTTCGTCGGGGGGATCTTCGCGCTGCTTTTGCGCTTCAAGCTGCTCCAGCCTGGCCCGTTCTTCGTCGATGCCATCAGCTACAACCGCATGTTCACGCTTCACGGCGTGGTGATGATCTTCCTCTTCCTCATCCCCTCCATCCCCAGCGCATTCGGGAACTTCGTGCTCCCGCTGATGATCGGCGCGCGAGACGTCGCCTTCCCCCGGCTCAATCTCTTCTCCTACTACCTGTATCTGATCGGAGCGGCGGTAGCGCTGTGGGGGATGGTGCACGGGGGCGCGGACACGGGCTGGACGTTCTACACGCCCTACTCGAGCACCTCGCCCACACAGGTGGCGCCGATCCTCCTCGGCGCGTTCATCGTCGGATTCAGCTCCATCCTCACTGGCGTCAACTTCATCGTTACCGTGCACACCCTGCGCGCGCCGGGGCTGAACTGGATGAAGCTGCCGCTCTTCGTCTGGAGCACGTACGCGACCAGCATCATCCAGATCCTCGCCACGCCGGTGCTCGGGATCACGCTGCTGATCGTCACCGTCGAGCGCATCGGCGGATTCGGCCTCTTCGATCCGGCGCGCGGCGGCGACCCGGTGCTCTTCCAGCACATGTTCTGGTTCTACTCGCACCCGGCCGTCTACATCATGATCCTGCCGGCGATGGGCGTGATCTCCGAGTGCGTCTGCGCCTTCTCGCGCAAGAACGCGTTCGGCTACCGGGCCATCGCCTTCAGCTCCATTGGGATCGCCTTCGTCGGGTTCTTCACCTGGGGACACCACTTGTTCGTGGCCGGGCAGAGCACGTTCGTGGGCGGCGCCTTCGGGCTGCTCTCGATGTTCGTCGGCATCTTCACGGCCATCAAGGTCTTCAACTGGGTGGGGACGATGTACCGCGGCGCCATCACCTTCCGGACGCCCTTCGCGTACATCTGCGGCTTCCTCTACTTCCTCGTCTTCGGCGGCATGACCGGCGTCGCGCTGGCCACGACGTCGCTGGACATCCACTGGCACGACACCTACTTCATCATCGCGCACTTCCACTTCATCATGGTGGGCGCGTCGGTGATGGCCTTCCTCGCGGCGCTCCACTACTGGTTCCCGAAGATGTTCGGCCGCGTCTACCACGAGGGGTGGGGCCTGGTTGCGGCCTCGCTCATCATCCTCGGATTCAACGCCACCTTCATCCCGCAGTTCCTGCTCGGCAACTACGGGATGCCCCGCCGGTACTACCAGTACCCGGAGCATTTCCAGGCGCTGAATGTCGCTTCCACCGCCGGCGCGACGCTGCTCGGGTTCGGATTCGTCATCATCGTCATCTACCTCGCCATCGCGCTCAGGTACGGGCAGCGCTCCGAGTCCAATCCCTGGGGCAGCAAGGGATTCGAATGGATGACGGCATCGCCGCCGCCGACGCACAACTTCGATCAGATCCCGACCATCACCCAGATGCCGCACGACTACCGCACGCATGAGCCGCCGGGGGTGATCAGTGTCGCATGA
- the coxB gene encoding cytochrome c oxidase subunit II, translated as MNEVLRKLLFLPDQASTFARDVDRLHYFVILTTFVMSTAVGLTTILFFIRYRRRSETQTTPHIEPPMWMEALFIGVPLSFFTLWFFLGYREFVRQQTPPADSMDVYVMGKKWMWKFAYPDGPNAINVLRVPAGRNVRLLMTSRDVIHSFYVPEFRIKQDVLPGRYTQTWFNATTPGRYQILCAEYCGAGHSIMRGEVIVLKAQDFEDWLAFQHRGVVATQDGQPTALDFAPPLGNMVDQGRRIAAEQGCVKCHSTDGTRHIGPTWLDLYHRREKLTDGKTVEADEAYLTESMMDPALKVVEGFQPVMPSFQGKLAGPEVAALVEYIKSLQSDAVRTGPSEGPAYAPIRGR; from the coding sequence ATGAACGAGGTCCTGCGCAAGCTGCTCTTCCTGCCCGATCAGGCGTCGACGTTCGCCCGCGACGTCGACCGGCTGCACTACTTCGTCATCCTCACCACCTTCGTGATGTCCACGGCGGTGGGCCTCACCACCATCCTCTTCTTCATCCGCTACCGCCGCCGCTCCGAGACGCAGACCACCCCGCACATCGAGCCGCCGATGTGGATGGAGGCGCTCTTCATCGGCGTTCCGCTCAGCTTCTTCACCCTCTGGTTCTTCCTCGGATACCGCGAGTTCGTGCGCCAGCAGACGCCACCCGCCGACTCGATGGACGTCTACGTGATGGGCAAGAAGTGGATGTGGAAGTTCGCCTATCCGGACGGCCCCAACGCGATCAACGTCCTGCGGGTCCCGGCGGGACGCAACGTCCGCCTGCTGATGACTTCCCGCGACGTCATCCACTCGTTCTACGTGCCGGAATTCCGCATCAAGCAGGACGTCTTGCCGGGCCGGTACACGCAGACCTGGTTCAATGCCACCACGCCCGGGCGGTACCAGATCCTCTGCGCCGAGTACTGCGGCGCCGGTCATTCGATCATGCGCGGCGAGGTCATCGTCCTCAAGGCCCAGGACTTCGAGGACTGGCTCGCTTTCCAGCACCGCGGGGTGGTCGCCACCCAGGATGGCCAGCCGACGGCGCTCGACTTCGCGCCGCCGCTGGGGAACATGGTCGATCAGGGGCGGCGGATCGCGGCCGAGCAGGGCTGCGTCAAGTGCCACTCCACGGACGGCACCCGGCACATCGGGCCCACCTGGCTCGACCTCTACCACCGCCGCGAGAAGCTGACCGACGGCAAGACGGTGGAAGCCGACGAGGCTTATCTCACCGAATCGATGATGGATCCCGCGCTCAAGGTCGTGGAGGGCTTCCAGCCGGTAATGCCCAGCTTCCAGGGGAAGCTCGCCGGGCCCGAGGTGGCTGCGCTCGTCGAATACATCAAGTCGCTGCAGAGCGACGCGGTCCGCACCGGACCGTCGGAAGGACCCGCCTATGCGCCTATCCGAGGCCGATAG
- a CDS encoding SCO family protein — MILALMLLAQVAAAQDAPVDVVERLGERVANAWFMDSESNRVELRNLTARGKPVVLTLIYFDCPMLCSLVQKGVIKAINESGLRLAEDYYGLTVSFSPKDRVPEARLRQGGYLQTLRNAGRAYPAHWPFLTGGDTAIRTLAESLGFRYRYDKEAEQYEHPAVSMILGPDGRISRYLYGVEFPARDLRLAVVEASEGKVGTTLDRVILRCFKYDPASRKYHFYVMGALRLGASGFALALAALLGFLWWREIKSARAGRPSPSRGTGA; from the coding sequence GTGATTCTCGCGCTGATGCTCCTCGCACAGGTGGCGGCGGCGCAGGATGCGCCGGTCGACGTGGTCGAGCGTCTGGGCGAGCGGGTCGCCAACGCCTGGTTCATGGACAGCGAATCCAACCGCGTGGAGCTCCGTAACCTGACTGCGCGGGGAAAGCCGGTCGTCCTCACGCTCATCTACTTCGACTGCCCGATGCTCTGCAGCCTGGTGCAGAAAGGCGTGATCAAGGCGATCAACGAGAGCGGGCTTCGGCTCGCCGAGGACTACTACGGACTGACGGTCAGCTTCTCGCCCAAGGACCGCGTTCCGGAAGCGCGGCTGCGCCAAGGCGGATATCTGCAGACGCTGCGCAACGCCGGAAGAGCGTATCCCGCGCACTGGCCGTTCCTCACCGGCGGGGACACCGCGATCAGGACGCTCGCCGAATCGCTGGGCTTCCGCTACCGGTACGACAAGGAGGCGGAGCAGTACGAGCATCCCGCGGTGAGCATGATCCTCGGCCCCGACGGCCGGATCTCCCGCTACCTGTACGGCGTGGAATTCCCGGCGCGCGATCTCCGGCTCGCCGTCGTGGAAGCGTCCGAGGGAAAAGTCGGGACCACCCTCGACCGCGTGATCCTCCGCTGCTTCAAGTACGATCCCGCCTCGCGCAAATACCACTTCTACGTCATGGGTGCGCTCCGGCTCGGCGCCAGCGGGTTCGCGTTGGCGCTGGCCGCGCTGTTGGGCTTCCTCTGGTGGCGGGAGATCAAGTCCGCGCGCGCCGGGCGTCCTTCGCCATCGAGGGGGACGGGCGCATGA
- a CDS encoding cytochrome c, translated as MKRLLLLAALATACGDTTLFDPMERQPKFKPFAGNPLYEDGRAMRQPPEGTVPRERQTLRPEITTGRDRAGQIVSAIPIPLTRELMLQGRTKFEIHCAVCHGLVGDGVSLVATQMSLRPPPNLHKLSNPGPGHVFQVISEGYGLMASYAPELTPQERWAVVAYLQALRRSQSATLADAPPDIRQKLRAEKER; from the coding sequence ATGAAGCGCCTCCTCCTCCTCGCGGCGCTCGCGACCGCCTGCGGCGACACCACGCTGTTCGATCCGATGGAGCGTCAGCCCAAGTTCAAGCCGTTCGCCGGCAACCCGCTCTACGAGGACGGGCGCGCCATGCGCCAGCCGCCCGAGGGCACGGTTCCGCGCGAGCGGCAGACGCTGCGCCCGGAAATCACCACCGGGCGCGACCGCGCCGGTCAGATCGTCAGCGCCATCCCCATCCCGCTGACGCGCGAGCTGATGCTGCAGGGTCGTACGAAGTTCGAGATCCACTGCGCCGTCTGCCACGGTCTGGTGGGCGACGGGGTCTCCCTGGTCGCCACGCAGATGTCGCTGCGGCCGCCGCCCAACCTGCACAAGCTGAGCAATCCAGGCCCCGGCCACGTCTTCCAGGTGATCAGCGAGGGCTACGGCCTGATGGCCTCCTACGCCCCCGAGCTCACGCCCCAGGAAAGGTGGGCGGTGGTGGCGTATCTGCAGGCGCTGCGGCGGAGCCAATCCGCGACGCTCGCCGATGCCCCGCCGGACATCCGGCAGAAGCTGCGCGCGGAGAAGGAACGATGA
- a CDS encoding DUF3341 domain-containing protein: MRRFVLGEFTEPDACVEAARRLREGGVQGLDAYSPYPLHGIDDALAIQRSKVPVVALTGGVLGALGGYTLQWYLNSRAYPINVGSRPQHGFWTNIPITFESGVLIAVLSIFFGSIFWFFRLPRTYHPVFESERFRTASLDAFWISAETSDENAVADLERKFREAGAHKVHTVAEAT, translated from the coding sequence ATGAGGCGCTTCGTCCTCGGCGAATTCACCGAGCCCGACGCCTGCGTCGAGGCGGCGCGCAGGCTGCGCGAGGGCGGCGTCCAGGGCCTCGATGCGTACTCGCCCTATCCCCTGCACGGGATCGACGATGCCTTGGCGATTCAGCGCAGCAAGGTGCCGGTGGTGGCCCTCACCGGAGGCGTCTTGGGCGCGCTCGGCGGCTACACCCTGCAATGGTACCTGAACAGCAGGGCATACCCGATCAACGTGGGCAGCCGTCCCCAGCACGGCTTCTGGACGAACATTCCCATCACCTTCGAGTCCGGCGTGCTGATCGCGGTGCTCTCGATCTTCTTCGGCTCGATCTTCTGGTTCTTCAGGCTGCCGCGCACCTACCACCCGGTCTTCGAGTCCGAGCGGTTCCGCACCGCCTCGCTCGACGCCTTCTGGATCAGCGCGGAAACCTCCGACGAGAACGCCGTCGCCGATCTGGAGAGGAAGTTCCGCGAAGCGGGCGCGCACAAGGTGCACACCGTGGCGGAGGCCACATGA
- a CDS encoding hydrogenase, with amino-acid sequence MAEAVLDARLLPLPLIEGAQDDGTLNKSLNAYVWQAPQRGWLALLLLGMAGTGVLFSAIALTIAKGIGLWGNNIPVGWAFGIINFVWWIGIGHAGTLISAILLLFQQKWRTSINRFAEAMTLFAVMQAALFPVLHTGRPWFAIYWLFPYPSTNSIWPQFKSPLMWDVFAVSTYFITSLLFWYLGLIPDLAALRDSSTSRRARIGYGIFALGWRGSARHWHHYKIAYLLLAGLATPLVLSVHTIVSWDFALSILPGWHTTIFPPYFVAGAVFSGFAMVLTLLIPARRYMGLKHVVTARHLEAMAKVMLLTGLIVEYGYLMEHFAAWYSGNEYEQHIFFVTRPRGPYAWAYFTQMFCNVVVPQMFWTRWARRNVWTLWIGAVLVNVGMWFERFNIIVTSLHQDFIPSNWAMYYPTWVDLSLLFGTICFFGTLFLIFLKFLPAVATSELKELNHELAHGGGMSELEGARP; translated from the coding sequence ATGGCGGAAGCGGTCCTCGACGCGCGGCTGCTCCCGCTTCCTCTGATCGAGGGGGCCCAGGACGACGGCACGCTGAACAAGTCGCTCAACGCCTACGTCTGGCAGGCGCCGCAGCGGGGATGGCTCGCGCTGCTGCTGCTCGGCATGGCCGGCACCGGCGTGCTCTTCTCGGCGATCGCGCTGACCATCGCGAAGGGCATCGGGCTGTGGGGCAACAACATCCCCGTCGGCTGGGCGTTCGGGATCATCAATTTCGTCTGGTGGATCGGGATCGGGCACGCCGGCACGCTGATCAGCGCGATCCTGCTCCTCTTCCAGCAGAAGTGGCGCACCAGCATCAACCGGTTCGCCGAGGCTATGACGCTCTTCGCCGTCATGCAGGCGGCGTTGTTCCCGGTGCTGCACACCGGGCGCCCGTGGTTCGCCATCTACTGGCTGTTCCCATACCCGAGCACGAATTCGATCTGGCCGCAGTTCAAGAGCCCCCTGATGTGGGACGTGTTCGCGGTGAGCACGTACTTCATCACTTCGCTGCTCTTCTGGTACCTGGGACTGATCCCCGACCTGGCTGCACTGCGCGACAGCTCTACCAGCCGGCGCGCCCGCATCGGTTACGGCATCTTCGCGCTCGGGTGGCGCGGCAGCGCGCGGCACTGGCACCACTACAAGATCGCGTACCTGCTGCTGGCGGGCCTCGCCACGCCGCTGGTGCTCTCGGTCCACACCATCGTGTCCTGGGACTTCGCCCTTTCCATCCTGCCCGGCTGGCACACCACCATCTTCCCGCCGTACTTCGTCGCCGGCGCCGTCTTCTCGGGCTTCGCCATGGTGTTGACGCTGCTCATCCCGGCGCGCCGCTACATGGGGCTGAAGCACGTCGTGACTGCCCGTCACCTGGAAGCGATGGCCAAGGTGATGCTGCTCACCGGCCTGATCGTCGAGTACGGCTATCTGATGGAGCACTTCGCCGCCTGGTACAGCGGCAACGAATACGAGCAGCACATCTTCTTCGTCACCCGCCCCAGGGGCCCCTACGCCTGGGCCTACTTCACCCAGATGTTCTGCAACGTGGTCGTGCCGCAGATGTTCTGGACCCGGTGGGCGCGCCGGAACGTCTGGACGCTGTGGATCGGGGCGGTGCTGGTGAACGTCGGGATGTGGTTCGAGCGCTTCAACATCATCGTCACTTCGCTGCACCAGGACTTCATTCCCTCGAACTGGGCGATGTACTACCCGACCTGGGTGGATCTCTCGCTCCTCTTCGGGACCATCTGCTTCTTCGGGACCCTCTTCCTCATCTTCCTCAAGTTCCTTCCGGCCGTGGCCACGAGCGAGTTGAAGGAGCTGAACCATGAGCTGGCTCACGGGGGCGGAATGAGCGAGCTGGAAGGAGCGCGTCCATGA
- a CDS encoding 4Fe-4S dicluster domain-containing protein gives MPSLKSLPIAGQRQKVWRGLDEHAAAPALSRELRPEAPPDDATSRRSVLQLLGASAALATLGGCLKPPDEKILPYTRQPPEVTPGNPLHYATATTIDGRATGLLVTANEGRPTKIEGNPDHPSSRGAVGPLEQAELLRLYDPQRLKVVQNRGQDRSWRDFLQAAAARARAVRDARGEGLRFLMEPGSSPLIAHLRQRLTDLYPRARFSSWSAIPLQQVHDGAQLAYGGAYETRLDLSRARVVLSLDSDLLAALPGTLSAMGDWAAKRDPEQGPMARLYAVESNLTVTGMNADHRLRLKPTDVHRFGLALLGRLAAQVPALARYAPLQQRFRLPAESAKFADAVAKDLVKAAGGSLVCVGARQPPVLHAVAHAINTALVSACAAVARPVLHETDAGPRSLRQLSEEMRAGRVGTLVITAWNPVYGAPADLNFGKALSQVPFSVYRSLYLDETAERAGWVLPALHPLESWGDARAHDGTVTFVQPLISPLYAGVSEAETLAAFLGEGDRTAYTQLRELWQSQRPGEFALNWEKWLADGFISGTATRPESPAVRHEQILAAAMQVPASESAPGLEINIVPDYRVWDGRFGNISWLQELPDPVTKVTWENAALIAPNTAKKLGLSQGERVDLGLRGPPAHAPVVLAPGHAEDCVTVSLGYGRRGAGEALCRDLGFDTSTLRHSDHPWFAPGLTVTRVGGRALIAQTQEHHSMEGRLIAASTTVAKLKETGEELAEHRGSLLTAYPGDSYAGYRWGMAIDLSRCTGCSSCMIACVAENNIPMVGKEQVAKSREMHWLRVDRYFTGDDTGNPGVVFQPLMCVHCEYAPCEYVCPVNATVHSDEGLNEMVYNRCVGTRYCSNNCPYKVRRFNFFSYTSDYTDTEKMAFNPDVTVRARGVMEKCTYCVQRIERARIHTRLQDRRIRDGEVLTACQQACPAEAIVFGDLNDSNAKVRKLHEAERRYDLLHELGTRPRTAYLARVMNPNPELA, from the coding sequence ATGCCATCGCTGAAGTCACTTCCCATTGCCGGCCAGCGGCAGAAGGTTTGGCGCGGCCTCGACGAGCACGCTGCGGCGCCGGCTCTCTCACGGGAGCTGCGACCCGAGGCACCTCCCGACGACGCGACTTCGCGGCGAAGCGTGCTGCAGCTCCTTGGCGCCTCGGCCGCGCTGGCCACCCTCGGTGGATGCCTGAAGCCGCCGGACGAAAAGATCCTTCCGTACACGCGACAGCCGCCGGAAGTGACGCCCGGAAATCCTCTTCACTACGCGACGGCGACCACCATCGACGGCCGCGCCACCGGCCTGCTGGTCACCGCCAACGAAGGGCGGCCGACGAAGATCGAGGGCAATCCCGATCACCCCTCGAGCCGCGGAGCGGTGGGGCCGCTGGAACAGGCGGAGCTGCTGAGACTGTACGACCCGCAACGCCTGAAGGTCGTGCAGAACCGCGGCCAGGATCGATCCTGGCGCGACTTCCTCCAGGCCGCGGCCGCAAGAGCGCGGGCCGTGCGCGACGCCCGCGGAGAGGGGCTGCGCTTCCTGATGGAGCCCGGTTCCTCGCCGCTCATCGCGCACCTGCGCCAGCGGCTGACCGACCTCTATCCGCGCGCCAGGTTCTCCTCCTGGAGCGCCATCCCGCTGCAGCAGGTCCACGACGGAGCGCAGCTCGCCTACGGCGGCGCTTACGAGACGCGCCTCGATCTTTCCCGGGCGCGCGTCGTGCTTTCGCTGGACTCGGACCTTCTCGCGGCCCTGCCGGGGACGCTTTCCGCGATGGGCGATTGGGCGGCAAAGCGCGACCCCGAACAGGGGCCGATGGCGAGGCTCTACGCCGTCGAAAGCAACCTGACGGTGACGGGAATGAACGCCGATCACCGCCTGCGCCTGAAGCCGACCGACGTGCATCGCTTCGGGCTCGCGTTGCTGGGCCGGCTCGCGGCGCAGGTGCCGGCGCTCGCGCGCTACGCGCCGCTGCAACAGCGGTTCCGGCTGCCAGCGGAGAGCGCGAAGTTCGCCGATGCCGTGGCGAAGGATCTGGTGAAGGCCGCCGGCGGCTCCCTGGTCTGCGTCGGGGCGCGCCAGCCGCCGGTGCTGCACGCCGTGGCGCACGCGATCAACACCGCCTTGGTCAGCGCCTGCGCCGCCGTCGCGCGCCCGGTGCTGCACGAGACCGACGCCGGCCCGCGCTCGCTGCGTCAGCTCAGCGAGGAGATGCGCGCCGGCCGCGTCGGCACGCTCGTGATCACCGCGTGGAACCCGGTCTACGGCGCGCCTGCCGACCTCAATTTCGGAAAGGCGCTTTCGCAGGTGCCCTTCTCCGTGTACCGCTCGCTGTACCTCGACGAGACGGCGGAGCGCGCCGGCTGGGTACTCCCGGCGCTACATCCGCTGGAGAGCTGGGGCGACGCGCGGGCGCACGACGGGACCGTCACCTTCGTGCAGCCGCTGATCTCGCCGCTCTATGCCGGCGTGAGCGAGGCCGAGACGCTCGCCGCTTTTCTCGGCGAGGGCGATCGCACGGCGTACACGCAGCTGCGCGAGCTCTGGCAGTCGCAGAGGCCCGGCGAGTTCGCGCTCAATTGGGAGAAATGGCTCGCCGACGGCTTCATCTCGGGCACGGCGACACGCCCTGAATCGCCGGCAGTGCGCCACGAGCAGATCCTCGCCGCGGCGATGCAGGTCCCGGCGTCGGAGTCGGCGCCAGGCCTGGAGATCAACATCGTCCCGGACTACCGCGTTTGGGACGGCCGATTCGGCAACATCTCCTGGCTGCAGGAACTGCCTGATCCGGTGACGAAGGTCACCTGGGAGAACGCGGCGCTGATCGCGCCGAACACCGCGAAGAAGCTCGGCCTCAGCCAGGGTGAGCGCGTCGATCTCGGCCTCCGCGGGCCGCCGGCGCACGCTCCGGTCGTGCTCGCGCCGGGTCATGCCGAGGACTGCGTCACCGTCTCCCTCGGATACGGGCGCCGCGGAGCGGGCGAAGCGCTCTGTCGTGATCTGGGATTCGACACCAGCACCTTGCGCCACAGCGACCACCCCTGGTTTGCGCCGGGCTTGACGGTCACGCGAGTCGGCGGAAGAGCGCTGATCGCGCAGACGCAGGAGCACCACTCGATGGAGGGTCGGCTGATCGCGGCCTCCACTACCGTGGCGAAACTGAAGGAGACCGGCGAGGAGCTGGCCGAGCACCGGGGCTCGCTCCTGACCGCATACCCGGGGGACAGCTACGCCGGGTACCGATGGGGCATGGCGATCGATCTCTCGCGCTGCACCGGCTGCAGCTCCTGCATGATCGCCTGCGTCGCCGAGAACAACATTCCGATGGTCGGCAAGGAGCAGGTGGCGAAGAGCCGCGAAATGCACTGGCTGCGCGTCGACCGCTACTTCACCGGCGACGATACCGGGAACCCCGGCGTCGTCTTCCAGCCGCTGATGTGCGTGCACTGCGAATATGCGCCCTGCGAGTACGTGTGCCCCGTCAACGCGACCGTCCACAGCGACGAGGGCCTCAACGAGATGGTCTACAACCGGTGCGTCGGCACGCGGTACTGCTCGAACAACTGCCCGTACAAGGTCCGCCGGTTCAACTTCTTCTCGTACACGTCGGACTACACCGACACGGAGAAGATGGCCTTCAACCCGGACGTGACGGTGCGCGCGCGCGGCGTCATGGAGAAGTGCACCTATTGCGTGCAGCGGATCGAGCGCGCCCGCATCCACACCCGCCTGCAGGATCGCCGGATCCGCGACGGCGAGGTGCTCACGGCCTGCCAGCAGGCCTGCCCCGCCGAAGCCATCGTCTTCGGCGATCTCAACGACTCGAACGCGAAGGTGCGCAAGCTGCACGAAGCGGAGCGCCGCTACGACCTGCTGCACGAGCTGGGGACGCGGCCGCGGACCGCGTACCTGGCGCGCGTCATGAACCCCAACCCGGAGCTGGCGTGA